The Mesobacillus jeotgali genome window below encodes:
- a CDS encoding DegT/DnrJ/EryC1/StrS family aminotransferase yields the protein MEFRDLKAQYEKYKPEIDSAIFNVISNANFIGGKEVNQLEEQLADFVGVNHCITCANGTEAMTLLMMAWDIKGGDAVYVPDFTFFSTGEVVSFRGATPVFVDVDRETFNIDPLKLEKAIIKTIEEGKLTPKVIIPVDLFGLPANFSQIEKIAEKYNLKILEDGAQGFGGNINGKRACSFGDAATTSFFPAKPLGCYGDGGAIFTNDDELAGLLKSLKIHGKGEDKYDNVRIGINSRLDTIQAAILKVKLEAFINHELEGVNRVYRLYNEKLSGLVEVPVIPEGYYSSFAQYTIKLKNKEQRDGLQAHLKEQGIPSMIYYVKPMHRQGAFSYLPFEDKDFEVTNELCDIVLSLPMHPYITDEEIQAVCEAIEGYLK from the coding sequence ATGGAATTTCGAGATTTAAAAGCCCAGTATGAAAAATATAAGCCGGAAATTGATTCAGCCATTTTCAATGTTATTTCTAATGCAAATTTCATTGGCGGTAAAGAGGTAAATCAGCTGGAAGAACAGTTAGCAGATTTTGTCGGTGTGAATCACTGCATAACTTGTGCCAATGGTACAGAGGCCATGACTTTATTGATGATGGCATGGGATATTAAAGGAGGGGACGCAGTTTATGTTCCTGATTTCACCTTCTTTTCTACTGGAGAAGTTGTATCCTTTAGAGGGGCGACTCCTGTCTTTGTGGATGTCGACAGAGAAACCTTCAATATCGATCCATTAAAATTAGAGAAAGCGATTATCAAAACGATTGAAGAAGGAAAATTAACTCCAAAAGTAATTATTCCTGTTGACCTTTTCGGTCTTCCGGCAAATTTCAGCCAGATCGAGAAAATTGCTGAGAAATATAATCTGAAAATATTAGAAGATGGCGCCCAGGGTTTTGGCGGGAATATCAATGGTAAAAGAGCATGCAGTTTTGGGGATGCTGCCACGACCTCGTTCTTCCCGGCTAAGCCTCTGGGATGTTACGGAGATGGCGGAGCAATTTTCACCAATGACGATGAGTTAGCCGGATTGCTAAAATCCTTGAAAATTCATGGCAAAGGTGAAGATAAATACGACAATGTAAGGATTGGGATAAACTCCAGGCTTGATACAATCCAAGCTGCTATATTGAAAGTGAAACTTGAAGCCTTTATTAATCATGAGCTAGAAGGTGTAAACAGGGTATATCGTCTTTATAATGAAAAGCTGTCCGGACTTGTTGAAGTGCCAGTGATCCCAGAAGGATATTATTCAAGTTTTGCCCAATACACCATCAAGCTGAAAAATAAGGAGCAGCGTGATGGATTGCAAGCCCACCTTAAAGAGCAGGGCATTCCTAGCATGATTTATTATGTTAAACCGATGCACAGACAGGGTGCTTTCTCATATTTGCCTTTTGAGGACAAGGACTTTGAAGTAACCAATGAATTATGTGATATCGTTCTTTCCCTTCCTATGCATCCTTATATTACCGACGAGGAAATCCAAGCTGTTTGCGAAGCCATTGAGGGATATTTAAAATGA
- a CDS encoding DapH/DapD/GlmU-related protein has translation MTHFVHPSSYIDENVKVGNGTKVWHFCHIHTGAEIGENCSLGQNVNVSNNVKIGNGVKIQNNVSVYEGVELEDYVFCGPSMVFTNDLTPRSKYPKGPAGYKRTLVKYGASIGANATIVCGNTIGRWAMIASGAVVTKDVADYALMAGIPAKQIGWACECGEILKDKLECNECGREYLLLDGVLKEKSNAKNI, from the coding sequence ATGACCCATTTTGTTCATCCAAGCAGCTATATCGATGAAAACGTAAAAGTCGGTAACGGAACTAAAGTGTGGCATTTCTGTCATATCCACACAGGAGCAGAGATCGGGGAAAACTGCTCATTGGGTCAGAATGTCAATGTTTCAAATAATGTCAAGATCGGCAATGGCGTAAAAATTCAAAATAACGTGTCTGTCTATGAGGGTGTTGAATTAGAAGATTACGTTTTTTGCGGGCCTTCCATGGTCTTTACAAATGATCTAACACCGCGCAGTAAATATCCAAAAGGACCTGCGGGCTATAAAAGGACACTTGTTAAATATGGTGCTTCAATAGGGGCAAATGCCACAATTGTCTGTGGCAACACAATAGGACGATGGGCGATGATTGCTTCAGGAGCTGTAGTTACCAAGGATGTGGCGGATTATGCTTTAATGGCAGGCATCCCAGCTAAACAAATAGGCTGGGCCTGTGAATGCGGCGAAATCTTAAAAGATAAGCTGGAGTGCAACGAGTGTGGTAGAGAGTACCTTCTGCTTGATGGTGTTTTAAAAGAGAAGTCAAATGCAAAAAACATTTAA
- a CDS encoding Gfo/Idh/MocA family oxidoreductase: MSLKFALIGCGRISPNHIAAALENNLEIVGLCDIVKENIEDKINKFNLPSSTPQYTDYHELLKNEQPDLIAICTESGNHGQIALDCIEAGSHLIIEKPIALSLKEADQIIERAKEKNVKVSACHQNRFNKSIQKIREAVEEDRFGRLLHGAAHIRWNRGEDYYKQAPWRGTWEQDGGALMNQCIHNIDLLRWMMGNEITEVVGMTDNLKHENIEAEDLGIALIKFANGSYGIVEGTTNIYPTNLEETLYIFGEKGTIKAGGKSVNLIEEWQFADHLDNPEEVKEKYQENPPNVYGFGHNPLYADVVDAIQNDREPYVTAEDGKRALELVLAIYKSAAEGKSVKFPLENCSTMDFKGRFNR; this comes from the coding sequence ATGAGCTTGAAATTTGCATTGATTGGTTGTGGGAGAATTTCTCCCAATCATATCGCAGCTGCTTTAGAAAATAATCTGGAAATCGTAGGATTGTGTGACATAGTAAAAGAGAATATAGAGGATAAAATAAACAAATTCAACCTTCCATCATCTACACCTCAGTATACAGACTATCATGAGCTCTTGAAGAATGAGCAGCCGGATTTGATTGCGATCTGTACTGAGAGCGGAAATCATGGCCAAATTGCATTGGATTGCATTGAAGCGGGAAGCCATTTGATTATTGAGAAACCAATTGCTTTATCACTTAAAGAAGCGGATCAGATTATTGAGCGGGCTAAAGAAAAAAATGTGAAAGTTAGCGCTTGTCATCAAAATCGATTCAATAAATCTATTCAAAAAATTAGAGAAGCTGTCGAAGAAGACCGTTTTGGAAGATTGCTTCACGGAGCTGCCCATATCCGTTGGAACAGGGGAGAAGACTACTACAAGCAAGCCCCTTGGCGTGGAACCTGGGAACAAGACGGCGGAGCGCTCATGAATCAGTGTATTCATAACATTGATTTGCTGAGATGGATGATGGGAAATGAAATAACTGAAGTAGTTGGCATGACTGACAACTTAAAGCATGAGAATATTGAAGCAGAAGACTTAGGGATTGCTTTGATTAAATTTGCGAATGGGAGTTACGGGATTGTTGAAGGAACAACCAATATTTATCCTACCAATCTTGAAGAAACCCTCTATATTTTTGGGGAAAAAGGAACAATCAAGGCAGGGGGTAAGTCAGTCAATCTTATTGAGGAATGGCAGTTTGCTGATCATTTGGACAACCCGGAAGAGGTGAAAGAAAAATATCAGGAAAACCCTCCGAATGTATACGGTTTCGGACATAATCCTCTTTATGCTGACGTAGTTGATGCAATCCAGAATGACAGAGAACCTTATGTAACAGCGGAAGACGGAAAAAGGGCTTTAGAACTTGTTCTAGCGATTTATAAATCTGCCGCAGAAGGTAAAAGTGTCAAGTTCCCTCTTGAAAATTGCAGTACCATGGATTTCAAAGGAAGGTTTAACAGATGA
- a CDS encoding cupin domain-containing protein — protein sequence MKKSKFNAKHYIWGDHCDGWYLVETNDLSIIQERMPPNTSEVRHFHQSSRQFFFILSGVATIEVNGGRVLLHPMEGIQIPPLAPHQIFNETEHDLEFNVTSQPNSKGDRILEK from the coding sequence ATGAAGAAGAGTAAGTTCAATGCAAAACATTATATATGGGGTGATCATTGTGATGGCTGGTACCTAGTTGAAACGAATGATTTAAGCATCATTCAAGAACGAATGCCACCTAATACTTCTGAAGTAAGGCATTTTCATCAGTCTTCACGTCAGTTCTTCTTTATCCTTTCTGGTGTTGCAACAATAGAAGTGAATGGTGGTCGTGTGCTGCTGCATCCCATGGAAGGCATTCAGATTCCACCTCTTGCTCCTCATCAAATTTTTAATGAAACGGAGCATGATTTAGAATTTAACGTTACCTCTCAACCCAATAGCAAAGGTGATAGGATTTTGGAAAAGTGA
- the galE gene encoding UDP-glucose 4-epimerase GalE, with amino-acid sequence MILVVGGAGYIGSHLVKELVEKQEVVVLDNLSTGFKDSVDSRAVFILGDLGDEEDLEAVFSAYPIKAVMHFAANSLVGESVKDPLKYYQNNVAATLTLLKVMLKYNVKNFIFSSTAATYGIPSVDIIEENTPTNPINPYGESKLMVERILENFSSAYGLNYVVLRYFNAAGAHVSGKIGEKHDPETHLIPIILQHLLGQRDQISVFGDDYDTPDGTCIRDYIHVTDLAEAHILALTSLLDGKNKTATYNLGNGQGYSVKEVIDMCEKVTGKNANVVISERRPGDPARLVASSERINKELGWKARRNLKEIIKTAWEFHKHN; translated from the coding sequence ATGATTTTAGTTGTTGGCGGTGCTGGCTACATTGGGAGTCATCTAGTAAAAGAATTAGTAGAAAAACAAGAAGTAGTCGTCTTAGATAATTTATCGACTGGATTCAAGGATTCAGTTGATTCTCGTGCAGTCTTTATCCTGGGTGATCTTGGAGATGAAGAAGATTTAGAAGCGGTGTTTTCTGCGTACCCAATTAAAGCTGTCATGCATTTTGCTGCTAATAGCCTGGTTGGTGAGTCGGTGAAGGACCCGTTAAAATACTATCAAAATAATGTCGCTGCAACATTAACATTGTTAAAGGTAATGCTTAAGTATAATGTAAAGAACTTTATCTTTTCCTCAACTGCTGCCACATATGGCATTCCAAGCGTTGATATCATTGAGGAAAATACTCCGACAAATCCAATCAATCCTTATGGTGAGTCAAAATTAATGGTGGAACGCATTTTAGAGAATTTCTCTTCCGCTTATGGATTGAATTATGTTGTCTTAAGGTACTTCAATGCCGCTGGTGCACATGTATCAGGGAAAATCGGTGAAAAACATGATCCGGAAACTCACTTAATCCCTATCATCCTTCAACATTTGTTAGGGCAGAGGGACCAAATTTCTGTATTTGGTGATGATTACGATACCCCGGACGGAACTTGCATCCGCGATTATATCCACGTCACTGATTTGGCAGAGGCCCATATTCTTGCCCTTACATCATTGCTGGATGGCAAAAATAAAACAGCAACGTATAATCTCGGAAATGGTCAGGGCTATTCCGTTAAAGAAGTCATCGACATGTGCGAAAAGGTTACTGGTAAAAACGCGAATGTCGTCATTAGCGAAAGGCGTCCGGGTGATCCAGCAAGGTTGGTTGCCTCATCTGAAAGGATAAACAAAGAATTGGGATGGAAGGCCAGGCGGAACCTGAAAGAAATTATTAAGACCGCGTGGGAGTTCCATAAACATAACTAG
- a CDS encoding glycosyltransferase, whose product MIFVTVGTHEQQLDRLVKTIDELKGNNIIKDEVFIQSGYSTYPIKNCQYKPMLTFEEMKDYSESCNLFITHGGPGSIIMGLSAGKLPIVFPRNPEYNEHVDNHQILFTKRMSEKKKIIPAYCETELEKVIVDFNEVSSTYSRGWISNTEEFNNKLERLITEN is encoded by the coding sequence GTGATTTTTGTTACTGTTGGTACTCATGAACAACAACTAGATAGGTTAGTAAAAACTATAGATGAATTAAAGGGTAATAACATTATTAAGGACGAGGTTTTTATTCAGTCTGGATATTCTACTTATCCAATTAAAAATTGCCAGTATAAACCTATGTTAACATTTGAGGAAATGAAGGATTATAGCGAAAGTTGTAATTTGTTTATTACCCATGGCGGGCCTGGGAGCATAATAATGGGACTTTCTGCAGGGAAATTACCAATAGTGTTTCCTAGGAATCCTGAATATAACGAGCATGTTGATAATCATCAAATTCTTTTTACGAAAAGAATGAGCGAAAAAAAGAAGATTATTCCAGCATACTGTGAAACTGAATTAGAAAAGGTTATTGTTGACTTTAATGAGGTAAGCTCAACTTACTCACGGGGATGGATATCAAATACAGAAGAGTTTAATAATAAGTTAGAAAGATTAATAACTGAGAATTGA
- the pssD gene encoding PssD/Cps14F family polysaccharide biosynthesis glycosyltransferase, with product MKIALVGSSGGHLAQLFLIKQIWEKHERFWVTFDKADSRSLLKDEIKYWCYFPTNRNAKNLLKNTWLAWRILKKEKPDLIVSTGAASAIPFFYIGKLLKIKTIYIEVFDRIDSPTLTGKLVYPVSDHFIIQWEEQRKFYPKGKFLGGIL from the coding sequence ATGAAGATAGCACTTGTTGGATCGAGTGGTGGTCATTTAGCTCAATTATTCTTAATAAAACAAATATGGGAAAAACATGAGAGATTTTGGGTAACTTTTGACAAGGCTGATAGTAGGTCACTATTAAAAGACGAAATAAAGTATTGGTGCTACTTTCCAACTAATAGAAACGCAAAAAATTTACTAAAGAATACATGGTTAGCATGGAGAATTCTAAAAAAAGAAAAACCGGACTTGATTGTCTCGACAGGTGCTGCATCTGCTATACCCTTTTTTTATATTGGTAAATTGCTAAAAATAAAAACAATATACATAGAAGTCTTTGATAGAATAGATAGTCCTACATTAACAGGAAAATTAGTTTACCCAGTTTCTGATCATTTTATTATTCAATGGGAAGAACAGCGTAAATTTTATCCTAAAGGCAAGTTTTTAGGAGGGATATTGTGA
- a CDS encoding O-antigen ligase family protein: protein MYSLSNNYKPTFPMQLVTIAIVSIPIWSLLGIKVFIFHAFAFYFLARTLFLSKGKSELRISWSIIMLFFFIATYGVSLMINSINEPIQRVVGSFYNFSFWLMGFFIILAVYNSNLEVSYFRKLSKSIRNFGLFSGYLGLFLIILWYAIDLKVYYINSLFGQFFLANAPNIIKSSSLINLIRTDYMLGSTFPRLSLFNLYPTALGITTSFILSFTYYYHKTNKRKRLSIKMIFEYVIISIPLVFSLSRTVIITTLICLFFFYFLFSKKNKKFLLKIVLLCMVLLVPVILFSKFENLLNQIIQSREGSSDLRGYVYEKALSYFYQNPIIGTGVKFEEPGIPIPIGSHSTFIGVLMKTGSLGFFTLFAFLSITLFIWYKKIHIFKNENLIIWKVVGFNFISFTLWMVTEDIDAPQIVAFLYFFNISLIYSNISKHTKGELE from the coding sequence ATGTATTCCCTTTCTAATAACTATAAACCAACCTTTCCAATGCAGTTGGTAACTATTGCTATTGTTTCCATTCCCATATGGTCTTTATTGGGAATAAAAGTATTTATATTCCATGCATTTGCTTTCTATTTTCTGGCTAGAACATTATTTTTATCAAAAGGGAAGAGTGAATTAAGAATTTCGTGGTCTATTATAATGCTCTTCTTTTTTATTGCTACTTATGGGGTATCGTTAATGATAAATTCAATTAACGAGCCTATACAACGAGTAGTAGGTTCATTTTATAATTTTAGTTTTTGGCTAATGGGCTTTTTTATTATTCTAGCAGTTTATAATAGTAATCTTGAAGTGAGTTATTTCCGAAAATTGTCAAAATCAATAAGGAACTTTGGTCTATTTAGCGGATATTTGGGACTTTTTCTAATTATATTATGGTATGCGATAGATCTTAAGGTATACTATATCAATTCATTATTTGGTCAATTTTTCTTGGCGAATGCTCCAAATATTATAAAATCTTCTTCATTAATAAATTTAATAAGAACTGATTATATGTTAGGGTCAACATTCCCGCGGTTGAGTTTATTTAACTTGTATCCAACAGCTTTAGGAATTACCACAAGTTTTATTTTATCCTTTACGTATTATTATCATAAAACTAATAAGAGGAAAAGATTATCAATAAAAATGATTTTTGAGTACGTCATTATATCAATACCATTGGTCTTTTCTTTATCTAGAACAGTAATTATCACAACTTTGATATGCCTATTCTTTTTTTATTTTTTATTTAGCAAAAAAAACAAAAAATTTTTATTAAAAATTGTTCTACTATGCATGGTTTTGCTTGTACCTGTTATACTTTTCAGTAAATTCGAGAATTTATTGAATCAAATTATTCAATCTAGAGAAGGTTCGAGTGATTTAAGAGGATATGTATACGAGAAAGCACTTTCATATTTCTATCAAAACCCTATAATTGGCACTGGAGTAAAATTTGAGGAGCCTGGTATACCAATACCAATTGGCTCACATTCAACTTTTATAGGTGTATTAATGAAAACTGGATCTTTAGGTTTTTTTACACTATTTGCTTTTTTATCGATCACTTTATTTATTTGGTATAAAAAAATTCATATATTTAAGAATGAAAATTTAATAATTTGGAAGGTTGTCGGATTTAATTTTATAAGCTTTACTCTTTGGATGGTTACGGAAGATATAGATGCACCTCAAATAGTAGCTTTTTTATACTTTTTTAATATTTCTTTAATATATAGCAATATATCAAAACACACAAAAGGAGAATTAGAATGA
- a CDS encoding polysialyltransferase family glycosyltransferase produces MKKNAFVCCTPYHIILSYHLIKNHYKGFSNDIYISDHFPNSEEIYHNIKKENLFENVYFITDKKLSYMSLYERRKHKKYKQKIEKDWEERINFKQYNRLSFFTFSYFSKYFFSRSYSFNEKPEVFFIEDGVGTYINFSTRKEKMRNLISKSLPRRNILSGANVDFFGFFYPKGAIGINKKNIFQMDNVFFYDYDITVLNRIFNYTPSEIYKNKKMIFIDQPFKDREKKILKKKIFDILKTQYETQYIIKVHPRDIEIQELSKNYCIDARGVPIELLILNNEINKDSKLIGINSTALLTPKIMMGWKNEILSLYKMTNLKGELYNIFFESIDFNIKTPTKMSELKGLLKE; encoded by the coding sequence ATGAAAAAAAATGCATTTGTATGTTGTACCCCATATCACATTATATTAAGTTACCATCTTATTAAAAATCATTATAAAGGGTTCTCTAATGATATATATATTTCTGATCATTTTCCCAACTCTGAAGAGATATATCACAACATAAAAAAAGAGAATCTTTTTGAAAATGTATACTTCATCACGGATAAAAAGCTCTCATATATGAGTTTATATGAACGAAGAAAACATAAGAAGTATAAACAAAAAATAGAAAAGGACTGGGAAGAAAGAATAAATTTTAAGCAGTATAATCGTTTATCATTTTTTACTTTTAGTTACTTTAGTAAATACTTCTTTTCTAGGTCATATAGTTTTAATGAAAAACCTGAAGTGTTTTTCATTGAAGATGGAGTAGGTACCTATATTAATTTTTCCACAAGAAAAGAAAAAATGAGAAATCTTATATCAAAATCACTTCCAAGAAGGAACATACTCTCCGGAGCAAATGTGGATTTTTTTGGATTTTTCTATCCAAAAGGAGCAATTGGAATAAATAAAAAAAATATATTCCAAATGGATAATGTATTTTTTTATGATTACGATATTACCGTGTTAAATAGAATCTTTAATTATACCCCTAGTGAAATTTACAAGAATAAAAAAATGATATTCATTGACCAGCCATTTAAAGATAGAGAGAAAAAAATATTGAAGAAAAAGATTTTTGATATTCTTAAGACTCAATATGAAACACAATATATTATAAAAGTCCACCCAAGAGACATAGAAATTCAAGAATTAAGTAAAAATTATTGTATAGATGCACGAGGAGTTCCGATTGAATTATTAATTCTAAATAACGAAATAAATAAGGATTCGAAGTTAATTGGGATAAATTCTACAGCTTTATTGACACCTAAAATAATGATGGGTTGGAAAAATGAAATTTTATCACTATATAAAATGACTAACTTAAAGGGTGAACTTTATAATATTTTTTTTGAGTCCATTGACTTTAATATAAAGACTCCTACAAAAATGAGTGAATTAAAAGGACTATTAAAGGAGTAA
- a CDS encoding oligosaccharide flippase family protein: MKLNSLINIFLRGLTIGSRFLLTFIIAQYISIEELGTYSLVNTSIILGVILVGFDFYMFANRVILKDKKNLNEILFNQFLFYIFIYFIILISMLFIHALLHWDLKILILFTVLLFIEHLSQELYRLFIIFGRPLTANFLLFSRSGMWGIIAIIFLVFLENARNIEFVLYCWLIGSSLSLFLSFYLFSRIYRDFQILKLSSLNFDLIKKGIKASIPFFISTIFLKIIEFFDRFIINYFLGKEQLGIYTFFYNISNILPVFVFTSVGMFLYPKAVEYFANGKIKEYQTLIKRMYKLSILSMVSLAIFATIAMKVSLIIIKDSKLVDSEPLFYLMLIQMVFIIFAQLSHYELYAQNKERKILFTTVISSVVSIFGNIILIPTIGINGATISGILSFALLFGIRKKYSKLEY; this comes from the coding sequence ATGAAATTGAATAGTTTAATTAATATTTTTCTTCGAGGACTAACTATTGGTTCGAGATTTTTATTAACATTTATTATTGCTCAGTATATTAGCATCGAAGAACTAGGCACCTATTCTTTAGTGAATACTTCAATTATTCTGGGTGTTATTCTAGTTGGATTTGATTTTTATATGTTTGCAAATAGAGTGATATTAAAAGATAAAAAGAATTTAAATGAAATATTATTTAATCAATTTTTATTTTATATTTTTATCTATTTTATTATATTAATTTCTATGCTTTTTATTCATGCTTTATTACATTGGGATCTTAAAATTCTAATTCTATTTACCGTCCTGCTTTTCATAGAACATTTATCTCAGGAGCTATATCGTTTATTCATCATTTTTGGCCGCCCTTTAACAGCTAACTTTCTATTATTTTCTAGAAGTGGGATGTGGGGGATTATTGCAATAATATTCCTAGTGTTTCTAGAGAATGCTAGGAATATTGAATTTGTTTTATACTGTTGGTTAATTGGATCGTCACTATCTTTATTCCTATCATTTTATTTATTCTCGAGAATTTATCGTGATTTTCAAATTCTAAAGTTATCCAGCTTGAATTTTGATTTAATAAAAAAAGGTATAAAGGCTTCTATTCCTTTTTTTATTTCTACTATTTTCTTAAAAATAATAGAATTCTTTGATAGATTTATCATTAACTATTTTTTAGGTAAGGAACAACTAGGGATTTATACTTTCTTTTATAATATTTCTAATATCCTTCCGGTATTTGTGTTTACAAGTGTAGGTATGTTTCTATACCCAAAGGCAGTTGAGTATTTTGCGAATGGAAAAATAAAGGAATATCAAACCTTAATAAAACGAATGTATAAGTTAAGTATCCTATCGATGGTATCGTTGGCCATATTTGCAACTATAGCTATGAAAGTGTCTTTGATTATTATAAAGGATTCCAAACTAGTAGATAGTGAACCGCTGTTTTATTTAATGTTAATACAAATGGTTTTTATTATTTTTGCTCAATTGTCACATTATGAATTATACGCACAAAATAAGGAAAGAAAAATCTTATTTACGACGGTGATAAGTTCAGTAGTCTCTATATTTGGCAATATTATTTTGATTCCTACTATTGGTATAAATGGTGCAACCATATCTGGCATCCTTTCTTTTGCTCTTTTGTTTGGTATTAGAAAGAAATATAGTAAATTGGAGTATTAA